The DNA region AGCCGAAGCCTTGCTGCCTAAATTGCACTCGATGATTGATAAGTTGGCCAAGCGCAACATCATTCACAAGAACAAAGCCGGCAACCTGAAGTCGAAGACGATGAAGCAGCTTACCAGGATGGCCTAAGCGAAAAACAGATCAAGATAAGAAGCCTCAGCTCTCACAAAGAGCTGAGGTTTTTTGTTTTTGGTCTGAGCTATTGCAGGATTTCGACGGCTACACCCATTAGTTCCCCAGCCTGATCAAGCTGCCGGCTTCAATGTGCCTGGGCATTCCCGGATAGTAGTAGCGCGGGTTGCGCTGGCCGGGGGCATTCACAAGAATCATGGAGGCATAGCGGGCATTTGTCAGGTTGTTTGCCTGGAGGTAAAATTCCAGCCCGGTACGTTTCCATTTGGCCGACCACGCTGCGCGTGCATGTAGGAGTGTATAGGAGGTGCTGTAGCGGGTATTGGCATCGTTCATGGCCATTTTTCCGGTGTATTCGCCCAGCAGATTGAGGGAAATGCCGGATTGATGACGCAGCTCGATCATTGAGTTCAGGGTGATTCGCGGAATGCCCGGGATGTTTCGTCCGGCATGGTTAACACCCCGGTCTTCGAAGTCCAGAAACCTGTAAAGGCCTGCGGCAAAGGTGTTTTTCCATTTGAGGTGGAGCAGGTTTGTGCCGGTAAAATCAGTAAGGTTGAGCACAGTAGTAATTTCGGCTCCGCGGTGAAGGGCTTTGCCGGCATTTCTGCCAATCCAGCGGTCGGCATCAATGCGCTCGGCCACAAGCAGGTGGCGGATGTGCATGCTGAAAAACACCAGTTCGGCAAAAAAAGTATTGTTCGGGGTAAGCATCCGCAAGCCGATGTCGATGGTGCGGCTTTGTTCGGGGCGGATATCCGGATTCAGCATGCCCTCGGAGTCGAGGGTTTCGCTGAGGGGCGGGGGCGAAAATCCATGGCTGAAAGAGCCAAATATACTGAACCTTTTATCAAAGCTGTGATTGGCAGCCAGACGTGGTGAGAAAACTGTGCCTGTAAGGTAAGTGTCTGATATTTCACGGTTTAGCACGACCGATCGGTTGAAGAATGTGTTTTTCAGCTGTTGCACGTACAGTCCGGCACTCAACAGGGTTCGCCCGCGGCTTGCATCGGCCTGAAGAAACATGGCCATGGAGCGAATGTTTTCCTTGTTGCGGCTGATGGAATCGCCGATCGAACCCAGTCCGTCGGTATTGCGGAAGTTGACAAAGCCCACTTTTTCGACAAAACCTTCCAGGCCAGCAGAAAATTCCATTTTGGTCTGGTCGAGCAACAGCGGCCGTGTTACCTGAATCTTTATCCCGCCCAGTCGCCTGTTTTCGAAAAAATTATCGAAAGGCCGGAGTTCTTCTTCATGGGTCAGGTGACCATAAAGGGTGGTTTTCAAAACCAGTTCGTCCTCAAATTTCCATATCGAGCTGAGGCCACCCAGCACCCGGTTCCCGTCTTCATAGCCTTTGGTGTTTTTCCAGTTGGTGGCTGCTGCATGCGGATTGTTGCTGAATGTGGCGCTGTCGATGGAGCTCGGGATATACGATTTGAGTTTTTGTGCAATGAGGGTGCTGCGAAGCTGATGTTTGTTACTGATATTGAGCGTTGTGGCATAACCGGCAAACAACCTGCTGTGGCTGTTGTTTTCGCGCCAGCCCTCGGCTGAGCCTGCCGAAAGGAGCAATCGGTGATGGTTCTTCGATTCACCTGTTGTGAACAGTCCGGCAAGGCCTTGCTGACCGTAACTGCCTGCCGAAAGGCGAAGGCTGGCTCCGGTTCCTGCGGGCTGATCAGGTATAGTGCGCAACATAATGGCGCCTCCCAGGCTGCCTCCGTGTGCCATGGTGGTAGGGCTGCGCATCACTTCGGCCTGCGAGGCAAAGGCCGGATCGATGTATTCCACCATGCTGTATCCCGAGCCATTGGTGAGCGGCACCTCGTCGATCCAGCTGCGCAAACGTCCGGTGGCATACGGAACGCGCGCACCTATCCCCCTGATAGTGATGCGGTTGGTATTGAGTGTCCCCTGGTGGGCATATACCCCTGGAGCAATATGGAGCACCGCCGGCAAACCTTTGCCTTCGTGAAGCCTGATTTCGGATGCCGTAATGAGACTCACCGCAACAGGATATTCCATCAACAGGCTGCGGCTTCCAAAAGTAGTTACAACCACTTCCTCGAGCCAGCTTTGCTTTGTAGTGTCTGCAACTAATTGAATGTCAGTCGGAAATACTTCCTGGCTTTGTGCAAGATAGCCTAATCCAATTAGGAGGTGCATCAGTAGCCCATGCCTGAACGTTTTCATTAAGCAATAGGTTTACAAATACAACGGACTGGCAAGATAAGTGTTTATGATGGCAGAAGATTTGCAGGCTTAGAATTCCATCATGAATTCATCATTCTCCATCCTGCGTTCTGGTGCCCGGCGTTTCTGCTGGTTGATGCGGTAGTTAAAATTCACCGTAACCACTGTTTTTGTCCACTGAAACTCTGTTTTTGAATAGAAATTATCCTCAAAAGTTTCGAAGGCCCATTTGCGTGTACCGAAGATGTCGCGAACGTTCAGGGTAATGGTTCCCATGTTTTTCAGCACATCTTTGCTGATGCCTGCATCGGCGCCAAAGGAAGGTAGCCTGTTTCCCTGCGGGGTTTTGGCTTTACCCTGGTAGTTGAGCGAAAGCTGCGCGTCGAGTCCCTTTTTGACGTTGGCCCTGGCCATAAGGCGGCCGGTCCACGAAAAGTCTTCCACATCGTACACCTTGTTCTGAAACTCACCCTGGGTAACGGCCCTGAAGAAATTCAGGCTGCCATTCAGGTTGAGCCACTTGCTAACCGAACCCATTCCAATGATTTCCAGACCGGTATCGTCGCGTTTGGCAAAGTTTTGCGGTCCGGCAAAGGTGATTCCCGTGCTGTCGACCCTTTCCACCCTGATGAACACATCGTTGCTCTGCCGGTAGTAAGCGTTCACGTTGATGTTACCCTTTTTGAAAAAGCGCAGGTAGCCAAGCTCATAGGCATTGGTGTAAACAGGCCTGAGGTTGGGATTTCCCGACATGATGAAGCGGTTGTCGGTAATGGTCCGGAATGGGTTGAGCTGCCAGAAACCCGGCCGGCGGATGCGCCGGCTGTAGCTGGCCTGAATGCTGTTGGTTGGATTAAATTTATAGGTAAGGTGCCCACTGGGGAAAAAGTCAAGGTAATCCCGTGCATTGGTTTCGTTGGTCTCGAGCAGTTTGGTGTTGATATCGGTAAACTCCGACCTCAGGCCCATCTGATACGAAAACTTGTTCAGCTCGTTGGCGTGCAGCACATAAGCGGCAAGAATGTTTTCGCTGTATTCGAAGATGTTGGAGAAATCGGGTAGTTTCTCAAATACACCGGCATCCGAGCGGGTTTCGACCAGGTAGTCGTTCGATACGAAGCGGTTCTGATAACGGATTCCTGTTTCCACCTTTGATTTACTGCCAAGGGGTTGCACATAATCGGCCTGTGCCTGCAACGAACTGTTTTTCTGGTAGGTCGAAACGCGTTGAAACAAGTCGTCGGGATAGGGCAGGGTGGGAGCCAGCTGCACACTTTCCACAATGGTCGAACTTTCGTCGGTCAGGTTGTTGTTGTATCGCAAACTTGCCGAGAAGAGCTGGTCTTTCCGGTCGAACTGGCGCCTGAGGTCGAAGGCGTATTCAAATGCGGGATTTGCCGATTTTTGCTCTTCTTTTCGCATCGATTGTCTGAAAAGATTGTCGTCGGTGTAGTCAAAATAGGTTACGGTTGAAGGGTTTTTTCCATCGGAGGCCCTCAACATGATACTGTTGGAGATGTTGGTTTTCGGATTCAGGGCATAGTCGGCACCAATGCGTATGGTGTTGTTGAGCGCTTTGCGGATGCGTTCGGCTTCCTGACGCGTGGCTATATCGAGGTTGTAAAGTTCGCGGTACACTTTTCCGCCACCTCTGTTTTCGTTGTAGTTGATGTTGTAATTGGCAAACAGATTTACTTTTTTGAAGCGGTAGTTAAAATTTAATCCCAGGCCACCTTGCAGGGGATAGCCTGCATTGAGGTCAATGGAGCCGTTGTAGCCTTTGCGCCTGTCTTTTTTCAGGACAATGTTGATGATGCCCGAGCTGCCTTCGGCCTCATATCGCACGGAGGGATTGGTAATCACTTCGATGCGTTCGATCATATCGGCCGAGATCGACCGGAGCGCGTTGCGGTTGTCGTTGCCTGTGAGGCTCGACATCTTTCCGTCGATCAGAATGCGCACGCCATCATCGCCCCGCAGGCTGACATTGCCATCAATATCCACGGTTACCGAAGGAATGCTCTCGAGCACTTCCACCGCATTGGATGCCTTGGTCGAAATGTCGCGACCGATATTAAACACCCGCTTGTCGAGGGTCATCTCGACCGTGGAGCGCTCGGCAACTACCTCCACCTCCGACAGAATTTTTTCATCCGGACTTAGCCACAGGCTTCCGAGGTCGCGCAGCTGTGTGGTGCGCTGAAGCTGCACATTGCTGATGGTCACCGGCTGGTAGGCGATAAACTGCACATTTATATAATAGGTGCCGGGTTTCAGTTTGATGTCGAATGTGCCATCGGCACCGGTAATGCCGCCGGTAACAAAACTCGAGTCGGCCTGGTTGTAAACCATCACCGTGGCATATTCAAGTCCTTTGCTTGTGGACTTGTCGAGCACCTTGCCCCGCAGTCCGCTTTCGGCAGCCTCTGGATTGTTTGATAGCAAGGTAAAAGCGAACAGCGAGATAAATAATGTTAGCAATGTTGTTTTGCGCATGCTTATTTGGTTAAGTGCATTGAATACAAACAGATGGTGATATTGTTCAAGGGTGTTAAACATGCGGTCATGGGCGGCCTATTCCCGGCACGAATCCGCAGTTTGGTTTTTTTAACAATTGCTCAGTAAGGATCCACGTCAATCTGTACACGAACCTGTTTGAATTCGGCTGTCTTTTGCAAGCTGGCCGTGGCAGAGGCGATGGCGTGTTTGGTTTCGGCCGGGTTTTCGTGGCGGGGGATTTTTATCAGAAATTGTTTGATATACAGGTTTCTGATGCGCGAAACCACAGGATATTCCGGGCCAAGAATCTGGAAGCTGATGAGCTTGCGCAATTCGTTGTTCAGCACAAAAGCCGCCTGATTAAGGGTGTTTGAGTCTTTGTGAAGCAGGCGCAACTCGATGAGTCTGAAATAAGGCGGGTAGTTGTGTTGTTTTCGCTGCACAAGTTGCTGATTGGTAAACTCTTCGTAAGCGTTGTAGATCACGTACCGGAAAATCTCGTTTTTCGGCCTGTAGGTCTGTATCACCACCCAGCCTTCGTTGTTTTTTCGGCCGGCCCTGCCGCTCACCTGTGCCATGAGCTGAAAACTGCGTTCAAAAGCCCGGAAATCGGGGTAGCTGAGCAGGTTGTCGGCATTGAGTATTCCCACCAGGTTTACGCGGTCGAAATCTAAACCCTTGGTAACCATCTGGGTACCTGTGAGTACGTCGGTTTTTCCTTTGCCAAAATCGTCGAGGATCTGTTGAAAGGCGTGCTTCGACCGGGTGGTGTCGAGGTCCAGTCGGGCTATACGCAATCCGGGCATCATCAGTCCCAGTTCTTCTTCCACCTTTTCGGTGCCAAAGCCCTGCATCTCGAGGGCGGTGCTGTGGCATTCCGGGCACTGCTGGGGCACTTCGCGTGCATAACCACAGTAATGGCAGCGAAGCATGTTTTGTTTTTTGTGGTACACCAGGCTCACGTCGCAGTTGCGGCACTCGGGCACCCAGTTGCACTGGCTGCATTCGATGCGCAGCGAAAACCCCCTTCTGTTCTGAAACAGAATGGCCTGTTGCCCGGTTTTGATGGTCTCGCCGAGTTTCTCCAGCAGCACTGAACTGAAATGTGAGCGCAGGGTTTTGCGCCTTTGCTCCTCACGCATGTTCACCACAATGGTCTGTGGTAGGCTGAAACCGCCGTAGCGTTCACGCAGCTGCACAAGGCCATAGCGACCGCTTTTTGCATTGTACCATGTTTCGAGCGAAGGTGTAGCCGAACCAAGCAACACGTTGGCTCCGAATAACTTGCCGAGCACAATGGCGGTGTCGCGCGCATGATACCGGGGAGCGGGATCGTATTGTTTATAGGAGTGGTCGTGTTCCTCGTCCACAATCACCAGCCCGAGATTTGTGTATGGCAGAAAAAGTGCTGAGCGCGGGCCGACGATCAGCCTGCGCGAAGCCGGGTCATCGGCACGCAGCACACCGCGCCAGAGCTCTGCGCGTTCCCCTGTGGTATATCTGGAGTGATACACGCCCAGCATATCGCCGAAATATTTTTTCAGGCGCTGGATGATCTGTGTGGTGAGGGCGATCTCGGGCAAAAGGTAAAGCACCTGCCTGCCCGAACTCAGCACTTCATCTATGAGTTTGATGTAAATCTCTGTCTTTCCGCTCGAAGTCACCCCATGAAGCAGGCACACATCTTTCTGACCGAAAGCTTCTTTCACCTGATCATAGGCTTGTTGCTGTGCCTGCGAAAGGGTGATGTTCCCGGCTTCGGCGGTCTTGCCGAACTGTTCAAGCCGGCTGACGGTTTTATGTTCAATAATCAGTACACCTTTCTCGGCAAGTGATTTTACCTGTGCCGGGCTTGCCCCGCTAAGCTCTGCAATGCGTCCAAGCTCTATTCCGATGGCTTCTCCGGCCGGAAATCTGGTCTCACGCAGGTAAACCATCATCACTTCCAGTTGCTTGTAGGCTCGCCTGGCCAGCTGGTTCAGCAGCTCAGAAAGTTTTTCCTCATCATGGTATGCTTCGCTTAACCTGACGAATGCTTTCTTTTTGGGCACTTCTTTCTGCTCCAGTTCTTCTTCCATGATCAGGTATTTCTTCTCGATCATGGTCTTCAGCAAGGGCATTACCTTTTTGAAACCAACAATGCGGCTCACTTCATCCACTGTAAGCCTGGGCTGGGTTTGCAAGGCCTCAGTCAGGAGGTATTCGTTGTCGCTCAGAGCTGATATATCTGCCTCAAATTCAGGGTGAAGCATCACTTTTGCTTCGCTGCTCAAACGAAGCGCCGAGGGCAAGGCAGCCACCATGAGTTCGCCCGGATGACATACATAATACGATGAAATCCAGTCCCAAAATCTGAACTGCACAGGGGTGACCACTTCCTGTTCGTCAAGAACGCCCATGATATACTTCGGCGTGACCCCCTGCGGGATACGGTTGTGAATTTCGCGCACCAGGGCCGCCATGATTTTTCGCTTGCCAAACTGAACAACCACCCTGCAACCGGGTTTTACCAAACCAACCATATCGCGTGGCACACGGTAGGTGAAAAAACCCGGCAGCGGCAGCGGAACCACCACATCAGCAAATAGCACCAAACTGTCTTCCATCAGCAGATTGCTGTTTTCTAAATCATTTCATAGGTTCGTTTCATTGTCCGGATGATGCTAATGGGCATCTGTCAAAGCATAACCCGCTATTTGATCATAGGCCGTGCCGGGTTGCCTGAAATAAAGAATCATGGTGTATTTGTTCTGGGTGTCCCAAAAACTTCCCTCCGATTCCATGGTGCTGGTGCTTCCTGTTTGTTTGTCGCGCAGCACATACAGATAGTTGTAATAGCCTTGCTTGAGAAACAGGCTGAGTTCATAGCCCCGCAACCCGAAGTTGTAAGTCATCCTGTTCCGGTCGTTCAGCTGCCAGTCGTTGAGTTGTCCTGTCACGTATATTTCATCGTGGGTCAGCGGCGGATCCCAGGGCAGAAAAAACTCTACCCAGGCATAGTCTCCTTCTATATCGGTATTTTGGTCTTGTCGGGCGCGGATCAGTCGGCGGCCGTTGAGGTCGGGTTCCGATTTGTACACCTGCCTGTTGCGCCGGGTATCAGGCCATAAACGTACCAGAAAACCATCGTGTTGTTGTATGATGCGTTGTATCCGTTCCGACTGGTAGCGGTAACTTTTCATGTCGAAATTTCTCCACTGATTGGCGCCCTCGAAGGTGGTTTCGCGAACGTACTCAAAAGTCATCCGCCCGGGCACGACGTGCGATGGCTTCAAACCTGTCACTGCATTGTCGCGGCGGTTGTTCTGGAGGATATCGAGGCTGAAGGCATCTGCCGGGATGCCCGAAAAACGTGCCGGCAGGCTGATCGAAATGTCGAGCATCTGGTGGGTGCGGTTAAGCCCGGCCTGGCGGGTATTCTGGGCAACCGAGGCCCTGATGGGTATCATAGGGTCGATCACCCAAAAACGTCTGCTCAGAATCAGGTTTGGCGCCGAGGGTGTTCCGCGATAAACAACCAACAGATAGTTGCCGGATAGCCTCGGCCTGAGCTGACTGCCCGGAAAACTGAGTTTGTAGTGCACATAGGGCGTCAGGGTGTTGAGCGAAAAGGCATAATCGGTTATTCGGTCGTCGGTAAAACCCTCGATGTATTCCTGCGGCCTGAGCGCGGAGGGTGTCCAGTCGCGATTGCAATGAATGATGGTGTAGTCGAAAATATAGGCCATATCGCCCAGCATATCGAAGGCCAGCGTGAGGCTGCCGGCTTCGTCGGTCCGAAGCACAGGGTCGGAAAGCGGATCATCGCCCCGGTAAAATTGCACCGATTGTATCTCAGGCAGATAGTTGTGATCATCATAAACCAGGTCTTGCGCGCTGAGCATGGAAGTGTTAAAAAAAGCTAAAAGCCCCGCGAGCCAAAAAAGAAATTTTTCTTTGATTGTTAATAGTTTCACGCAAAAAACAGCTTTATAACCATGCAAAGATATACGGATATTGAAATGCAGGGCCTGAGGGGATTTTCAGAAAATCTGTGCGAAAAGCAAGGCCTTGACTTGCGTCAAACAAATGCTTGATATAAAGCCGCATTGCAATACTTTTTTTGTTGCCGTTAATATGCAAACAACACACGATAATTGCTTTTCTTTGCAAATGTTTTCAAAACATATATCAAGGTAGATATGTCGAATGTTATCAAGATCAAAAAGGGGCTGAATATCAACCTTATAGGTGAAGCGGAAAAGGTTGTGCGAAGTCACAGCTCCGAGGTGTACGCCCTCAAGCCCACCGACTTTATCGGTGTTTTTCCGCGCATGCTCGTCAAAGAGGGTGATGAGGTAAAGGCTGGTACGCCCCTGTTTCTCGACAAATATCGTGAGGACATTGTGTTCACTTCGCCGGTGAGCGGACGGGTGAAAGAAGTCAAAAGGGGTGCCAAGCGTGTGCTTCTCGAAGTCAAGATCGAAAGCGACGGCAAGTTCAGCTCGCTCGATTTCGGATCTGCCAATCCGCTTGAACTCGGCCGCGAAGGCGTCATCGAAAAATTGCTCAGGAGCGGCCTGTGGGCATTCATCCGCCAGCGGCCTTACTCGGTAATTGCCAATCCAAAAGACAAACCAAAGAGCATTTTCATCTCCACCTTCGATACTGCGCCCCTGGCGCCCGACAACGATTTCATCGTTCACGGTCAGGGTGAAGCGTTTCAGGCAGGCCTCGACGCATTGAGTGTGCTCACTTCAGGCAAGGTGCATCTGAATATTGATGCCAATGCCACCCACTCTAAAGTGTTTACCAACTCCAAGCGGGTGCAGATCAACCAGTTCGCCGGGCCTCATCCTGCCGGCAATGTGGGAGTTCAGATCAACAAGCTCGACCCCATCAACAAGGGTGATGTAGTCTGGTACCTCTATCCCCAGGATGTAATCAATATCGGCAAGCTCTTCCTCACCGGGCAGTACGACTCCACCAGAATCATCGCCCTTACCGGATCGGAAGTGCTCAAACCAGCCTATTACAAAACACATATCGGTGCCAGCATCGAAAGTCTGGTTAAAGACAATGTAGCTCCGGGGCACAAACGTTTCATCAGTGGCAATGTGCTCACTGGTAAAAAGGTTGAGCTCGATGGTTTTGTCAGCTTCTATCACACCCAGGTCACTGTTATTCCCGAGGGCGATTATTACGAATTTCTCGGCTGGGCACTGCCCGGCTTTAACAAATTCAGTGTATCGCGCACATTTCCGAGCTTCCTGTTTCCCTCCAGAAAATACAGGCTCGACACCAATCTGCATGGGGGCGAACGTGCTTATGTGATGACAGGCCAGTTCGAGAAAGTGTTCCCTATGGACATTTACCCGCTGCAGCTGATCAAAGCCATCCTGGTAGAGGATATTGACCTGATGGAAAATCTGGGTATCTACGAAGTGGATGAAGAAGATTTCGCCCTGTGCGAAGTGATCGACACATCCAAGACCAATATTCAGGAAATTGTGCGCCGCGGCCTCGACCTGATGCGCAAAGAAATGAGCTAAAACAGCATTTGTTTCATACCATAAATCATCTGGATCATGAAATTTTTACGCGACTTCCTCGACAAACAGAAACCCCACTTTTCGAAAGGCGGGCGTTTCGAAAAACTACACTCCACTTTCGACGCTTTCGAAACTTTTCTCTTTGTTCCGAACAAAGTGGCCACCAGCGGTGCCCATATCCGCGATGCAATCGACATGAAACGCACCATGATCATGGTGGTGCTGGCCATGATTCCTGCTCTGTTGTTTGGCATCTGGAACGTTGGCTACCAGCACTTTCTGTCGCATGGCGTGCAAGCCGATTTCTGGCAGATTGTGGGTTTTGGCCTGAGCAAGGTGCTCCCCATTATCATAGTCTCCTACGTCACCGGTCTGGCCATTGAGTTTGCCTTTGCTCAGGTTCGTCATCACGAAGTGAACGAGGGTTTCCTCGTGTCGGGTATGCTCATCCCGCTGGTCATGCCACCGGATGTGCCACTTTGGATGGTGGCTGTGGCCACCGCATTTGCTGTCATTATCGGGAAAGAGGTGTTTGGCGGCACAGGGATGAACATCCTCAACCCGGCCCTTACCGCCCGTGCATTCCTGTTTTTTGCTTACCCTGCCCAGATGTCGGGCGACAAGGTGTGGATTGCTGAAAAGGCTGATGCCTATTCAGGTGCAACAGCTTTAGGTCATCTGCTTGTGGGTGAAGTAGATAAAATACCATCCTTTGCGGATATGTTCTTCGGATTTATACCCGGCAGCATAGGCGAAACAAGCACCCTGGCCATCCTGATCGGTGCGGTTATTCTGGTTGCCACAGGTGTGGGTAGCCTGCGCATCATGTTGTCGGTAGTGGCTGGTGGGCTCTTCATGGGATATGTGTTCAACCTGATCGGCTACAACGACTATATGCGCCTGCCCGCCTATTATCACCTGGTGATGGGGGGCTTTGCATTTGGTACGGTTTATATGGCTACCGACCCGGTATCGGCAGCGCAAACCAATATCGGAAAACTGTGGTACGGCTTCTTCATTGGCGTGATTGCCGTGCTGATCAGGGTTTTCAACCCCGCTTATCCCGAGGGCATGATGCTTGCCATCCTGCTTATGAATGTCTTTGCTCCCCTCATCGACCATTACGTGTTGCAGTCGAATATCAAAAAGCGCCTGAAACGTGCAAAAGCAGCTGTTGCAGCCTGAGGTGAAAAATTAAAACAAAGAAGATATGTACAGCAATTCTTACATTTTCCGCTATGCTGGCATCATGGTCATCGTTGTGGCTGCAGTGCTCTCGGCTGCTGCCATGTTGCTGAAGCCACTGCAGGAGCGCAACGAAGCCGTGGACAAGATGATCAGCATCCTCAGAGCAGCAGGTTATGATGATGTGAACGCTGGCAATGCGATTGAGTTGTTCAACAACACCATCACCAACATGATTGTCATCAATCAGGATGGAGAAGTGGTGGATGATTACACCGGCCCCGGCAAAGAAAACTCCAGGGCATTCAAGATCAACCTGAAAGAGCAATTGTACAACAAATCGGTCAACCGGCCTTTCGAGCTGCCGCTTTTCAAAGCCAGCAAAAACGGCGAAGTGATCTACATTATCCCGATGAGGGGTGTAGGACTTTGGGGTCCCATCTGGGGCAACATTGCCCTGCGCGAAGATTTCAACACCGTCGTTGGCGTAACCTTTGGTCACAAGTCGGAGACCCCCGGACTGGGTGCAGAAATCGTTGAGCCCCTTTTCACGGAACATTTTCCCGGAAAACAGCTCTTCGACGAAAGCGGCAATTTTGTGTCCATCAGGGTTGTCAAAGGCGGAGCTGCCACGCTGGGTGCCGAAATGCAAAACCATGCGGTGGATGCCATTTCCGGTGGGACGATCACCAGCAATGGTGTCAGCGACATGATTCGCAATGTATTGGAAAGTTATGAACCGTTTATCAAAAAACTCGGATAACCATGAGCGCTGCCAAAGAAAAAGAACCCTTGTTTTCGGCTAAAAACCGCAAACTTCTTACTAACCCGATCAACCTGAATAACCCGATTACCGTACAGGTGCTCGGGATCTGCTCTGCACTGGCCGTGACAGCCAAGCTCAAACCCGCATTTGTCATGGCGCTCTCAGTAATTGTTGTTACGGCGTTCTCCAATCTGATTATCTCGCTCCTGCGCAATGGTATTCCACCCCGCATACGTATCATTGTCCAGCTTGTGGTCATTGCCTCGCTCGTTATCCTGGTCGACCAGGTACTCAAAGCCTATGTCTATGATGTGAGCCGTCAGCTCTCAGTTTTCGTAGGGCTGATCATCACCAACTGTATCATCATGGGTCGCCTCGAGGCATTTGCTATGGGCAACAAACCATGGCCCTCGCTGCTCGATGGTATCGGCAACGGATTTGGATACGGTCTGATTTTGTTGATTGTGGGTTTTGTGCGCGAGCTGTTCGGCTCGG from Bacteroidota bacterium includes:
- a CDS encoding Na(+)-translocating NADH-quinone reductase subunit A produces the protein MSNVIKIKKGLNINLIGEAEKVVRSHSSEVYALKPTDFIGVFPRMLVKEGDEVKAGTPLFLDKYREDIVFTSPVSGRVKEVKRGAKRVLLEVKIESDGKFSSLDFGSANPLELGREGVIEKLLRSGLWAFIRQRPYSVIANPKDKPKSIFISTFDTAPLAPDNDFIVHGQGEAFQAGLDALSVLTSGKVHLNIDANATHSKVFTNSKRVQINQFAGPHPAGNVGVQINKLDPINKGDVVWYLYPQDVINIGKLFLTGQYDSTRIIALTGSEVLKPAYYKTHIGASIESLVKDNVAPGHKRFISGNVLTGKKVELDGFVSFYHTQVTVIPEGDYYEFLGWALPGFNKFSVSRTFPSFLFPSRKYRLDTNLHGGERAYVMTGQFEKVFPMDIYPLQLIKAILVEDIDLMENLGIYEVDEEDFALCEVIDTSKTNIQEIVRRGLDLMRKEMS
- a CDS encoding NADH:ubiquinone reductase (Na(+)-transporting) subunit B, whose protein sequence is MKFLRDFLDKQKPHFSKGGRFEKLHSTFDAFETFLFVPNKVATSGAHIRDAIDMKRTMIMVVLAMIPALLFGIWNVGYQHFLSHGVQADFWQIVGFGLSKVLPIIIVSYVTGLAIEFAFAQVRHHEVNEGFLVSGMLIPLVMPPDVPLWMVAVATAFAVIIGKEVFGGTGMNILNPALTARAFLFFAYPAQMSGDKVWIAEKADAYSGATALGHLLVGEVDKIPSFADMFFGFIPGSIGETSTLAILIGAVILVATGVGSLRIMLSVVAGGLFMGYVFNLIGYNDYMRLPAYYHLVMGGFAFGTVYMATDPVSAAQTNIGKLWYGFFIGVIAVLIRVFNPAYPEGMMLAILLMNVFAPLIDHYVLQSNIKKRLKRAKAAVAA
- the nqrC gene encoding NADH:ubiquinone reductase (Na(+)-transporting) subunit C — translated: MYSNSYIFRYAGIMVIVVAAVLSAAAMLLKPLQERNEAVDKMISILRAAGYDDVNAGNAIELFNNTITNMIVINQDGEVVDDYTGPGKENSRAFKINLKEQLYNKSVNRPFELPLFKASKNGEVIYIIPMRGVGLWGPIWGNIALREDFNTVVGVTFGHKSETPGLGAEIVEPLFTEHFPGKQLFDESGNFVSIRVVKGGAATLGAEMQNHAVDAISGGTITSNGVSDMIRNVLESYEPFIKKLG
- a CDS encoding NADH:ubiquinone reductase (Na(+)-transporting) subunit D, with the translated sequence MSAAKEKEPLFSAKNRKLLTNPINLNNPITVQVLGICSALAVTAKLKPAFVMALSVIVVTAFSNLIISLLRNGIPPRIRIIVQLVVIASLVILVDQVLKAYVYDVSRQLSVFVGLIITNCIIMGRLEAFAMGNKPWPSLLDGIGNGFGYGLILLIVGFVRELFGSGTIWGYHVIPQAFYEMGYRNNGFMILPPMALIIVGVIIWIQRSRNPELVEEK